A window from Cryptomeria japonica chromosome 1, Sugi_1.0, whole genome shotgun sequence encodes these proteins:
- the LOC131044976 gene encoding metal transporter Nramp7.2 isoform X1 has translation MAEEDVVRPNRHLEIAHGTSTDEVEKFQFVDSADEKSKWKKFIAYFGPGFLVSIAYLDPANLESDLEAGAKYKYELLWVILLACIFALIIQSRAANLGVVTGKHLAEHCRTEYPRKINYILWLLAEAAVIASDIPEVIGTAFALDMLFHIPVWVGVLLTGLSTLLLLGLQKYGIRKLELVITFLVFTMAGCFFAELGHVKPKSTEVLKGMFVPLLKGNGATGLAISLFGALVMPHNLFLHSALVLSRKIPASVSGTDTACRYFFIESAFALCVAFLINVAVVSVTGAVCTMPNLSGEDAEKCGNMNLHNASFLLRNAIGNWSSKIFAVALLTSGQSSTITGTYAAQYVMQGFLDLKMKPFYRNLITRGIAIIPSLVVAIISGNSGAGRLIIICSMILSFELPFALIPLLKFTSSKIKMGPHKNSIAVTILAWLIGLILIVINIFFLSTGFVDWLIHNDLPKVASVLIGLIVIPTMLVYIVGILYLAIRGDKEITYVAPVGSSRHNNEGKIDQI, from the exons ATGGCTGAGGAAGACGTTGTAAGGCCAAATAGGCATTTGGAGATAGCCCATGGTACTTCCACCGATGAGGTTGAGAAGTTTCAATTTGTAGACTCTGCTGACGAG AAAAGCAAGTGGAAGAAGTTTATAGCTTATTTTGGGCCAGGCTTTCTTGTGTCCATAGCCTACTTGGATCCTGCCAACT TGGAATCAGACTTAGAGGCAGGTGCAAAATACAAGTATGAG CTTCTTTGGGTCATTCTCCTTGCCTGCATTTTTGCCTTGATTATTCAGTCTCGAGCAGCTAATTTGGGAGTCGTCACAG GCAAGCACCTTGCAGAACATTGCAGAACAGAGTACCCTAGAAAGATAAATTACATACTATGGCTGCTGGCAGAAGCGGCTGTAATTGCATCAGACATCCCTGAAG TTATTGGAACTGCTTTtgcattggatatgctctttcatATACCTGTATGGGTTGGGGTCCTCCTAACAGGACTCAGTACTCTCCTCCTCCTTGGCCTGCAGAAATATGGG ATAAGGAAATTGGAGTTAGTAATAACTTTTTTAGTATTTACCATGGCCGGCTGCTTCTTTGCGGAACTTGGACATGTTAAGCCCAAGTCCACAGAGGTCTTGAAAGGGATGTTTGTTCCTCTGTTAAAAGGAAATGGAGCAACTGGTCTTGCAATCTCTCTGTTTGGTGCCCTGGTTATGCC GCACAACTTATTTCTCCATTCAGCATTGGTCCTTTCAAGGAAAATTCCTGCCTCTGTTTCTGGAACTGAT acagcttgcagatatttCTTTATAGAGAGTGCGTTTGCTCTGTGTGTGGCATTTCTGATCAATGTGGCGGTGGTTTCTGTGACTGGAGCTGTTTGTACGATGCCCAATTTATCTGGTGAAGATGCAGAGAAATGTGGAAACATGAACCTCCATAACGCTTCTTTTCTCTTGAGA AATGCAATAGGAAATTGGAGTTCTAAAATATTTGCAGTGGCGTTGCTGACATCGGGGCAAAGTTCAACGATCACAGGAACATACGCAGCTCAGTATGTGATGCAG GGTTTTCTCGACTTAAAAATGAAACCATTTTATAGAAATCTTATCACACGGGGCATAGCAATCATTCCAAGCCTGGTGGTGGCGATCATTAGTGGGAATTCTGGCGCAGGAAGACTTATAATCATTTGCTCG ATGATCTTATCTTTTGAATTACCATTTGCTCTGATACCTTTGTTGAAGTTTACTAGCAGCAAGATAAAGATGGGACCTCACAAAAACTCCATTGCA GTGACAATTTTGGCTTGGCTCATAGGATTGATTCTCATAGTCATAAACATATTCTTCCTTAGCACAGGATTTGTGGATTGGCTCATTCATAATGATCTTCCCAAGGTGGCTTCTGTGCTCATAGGATTAATTGTTATCCCAACTATGTTAGTTTACATAGTGGGGATTTTGTATTTGGCTATTCGAGGAGACAAGGAAATTACTTATGTAGCACCAGTAGGATCATCTCGtcacaacaatgaaggaaaaattgATCAAATATAG
- the LOC131044976 gene encoding metal transporter Nramp6.2 isoform X2, with the protein MAEEDVVRPNRHLEIAHGTSTDEVEKFQFVDSADEKSKWKKFIAYFGPGFLVSIAYLDPANLESDLEAGAKYKYELLWVILLACIFALIIQSRAANLGVVTGKHLAEHCRTEYPRKINYILWLLAEAAVIASDIPEVIGTAFALDMLFHIPVWVGVLLTGLSTLLLLGLQKYGIRKLELVITFLVFTMAGCFFAELGHVKPKSTEVLKGMFVPLLKGNGATGLAISLFGALVMPHNLFLHSALVLSRKIPASVSGTDGFLDLKMKPFYRNLITRGIAIIPSLVVAIISGNSGAGRLIIICSMILSFELPFALIPLLKFTSSKIKMGPHKNSIAVTILAWLIGLILIVINIFFLSTGFVDWLIHNDLPKVASVLIGLIVIPTMLVYIVGILYLAIRGDKEITYVAPVGSSRHNNEGKIDQI; encoded by the exons ATGGCTGAGGAAGACGTTGTAAGGCCAAATAGGCATTTGGAGATAGCCCATGGTACTTCCACCGATGAGGTTGAGAAGTTTCAATTTGTAGACTCTGCTGACGAG AAAAGCAAGTGGAAGAAGTTTATAGCTTATTTTGGGCCAGGCTTTCTTGTGTCCATAGCCTACTTGGATCCTGCCAACT TGGAATCAGACTTAGAGGCAGGTGCAAAATACAAGTATGAG CTTCTTTGGGTCATTCTCCTTGCCTGCATTTTTGCCTTGATTATTCAGTCTCGAGCAGCTAATTTGGGAGTCGTCACAG GCAAGCACCTTGCAGAACATTGCAGAACAGAGTACCCTAGAAAGATAAATTACATACTATGGCTGCTGGCAGAAGCGGCTGTAATTGCATCAGACATCCCTGAAG TTATTGGAACTGCTTTtgcattggatatgctctttcatATACCTGTATGGGTTGGGGTCCTCCTAACAGGACTCAGTACTCTCCTCCTCCTTGGCCTGCAGAAATATGGG ATAAGGAAATTGGAGTTAGTAATAACTTTTTTAGTATTTACCATGGCCGGCTGCTTCTTTGCGGAACTTGGACATGTTAAGCCCAAGTCCACAGAGGTCTTGAAAGGGATGTTTGTTCCTCTGTTAAAAGGAAATGGAGCAACTGGTCTTGCAATCTCTCTGTTTGGTGCCCTGGTTATGCC GCACAACTTATTTCTCCATTCAGCATTGGTCCTTTCAAGGAAAATTCCTGCCTCTGTTTCTGGAACTGAT GGTTTTCTCGACTTAAAAATGAAACCATTTTATAGAAATCTTATCACACGGGGCATAGCAATCATTCCAAGCCTGGTGGTGGCGATCATTAGTGGGAATTCTGGCGCAGGAAGACTTATAATCATTTGCTCG ATGATCTTATCTTTTGAATTACCATTTGCTCTGATACCTTTGTTGAAGTTTACTAGCAGCAAGATAAAGATGGGACCTCACAAAAACTCCATTGCA GTGACAATTTTGGCTTGGCTCATAGGATTGATTCTCATAGTCATAAACATATTCTTCCTTAGCACAGGATTTGTGGATTGGCTCATTCATAATGATCTTCCCAAGGTGGCTTCTGTGCTCATAGGATTAATTGTTATCCCAACTATGTTAGTTTACATAGTGGGGATTTTGTATTTGGCTATTCGAGGAGACAAGGAAATTACTTATGTAGCACCAGTAGGATCATCTCGtcacaacaatgaaggaaaaattgATCAAATATAG